In Juglans microcarpa x Juglans regia isolate MS1-56 chromosome 7D, Jm3101_v1.0, whole genome shotgun sequence, the following are encoded in one genomic region:
- the LOC121238128 gene encoding uncharacterized protein LOC121238128 → MECVSSVSYSVFVNGQPGRVINPTRGIRQGDPMSPYLFLICGEGLSQLLNKAEEGGRIKGVFVARGGIKINHLMFADDCVVFCRAQLEEWRRIEGILCTYELALGQTISKQKTAIFFSSNTKASVKSLITREVGATGCNNYDKYLGLPAVVGRTGKEIMIKAVLQAIPTNSMSVFRMPKKLCVDLEALMARFWWRQGKKETRIHWWKWGRLGDTKEMGGLGFRDMENFNKAMLAKQGWRLMKMKNYLVVRIYNEMYLKGGLFTDAKLGHMPSYIWRSLWFVKDVDKNGKRWRSPVKVLSVDARVSDLIDEEKREWKVDLIREVFCSEKADTICTIPISKTRAEEKHFWGLSRDGKFSVRNTYHAENQKNREMNGESIIYCKGWEGKMEAAVGLTCPRRMKAYDMEGLEQHPPHQGESEKQKGAKRGYVSNMPVAGGISRPCTMELSSFLGCVDSKGALFKSGIHA, encoded by the exons ATGGAATGTGTGAGTTCTGTTAGCTACTCAGTGTTTGTCAATGGACAACCTGGTAGAGTTATAAACCCAACTAGAGGAATTAGGCAAGGGGATCCCATGTCCCCTTACCTATTTCTTATCTGTGGAGAGGGCCTAAGTCAGTTACTTAATAAAGCTGAGGAAGGGGGGAGGATCAAAGGTGTATTTGTGGCTAGAGGTGGTATCAAAATTAATCACCTTatgtttgcagatgattgtgTGGTGTTTTGTAGAGCTCAGCTAGAGGAATGGAGAAGAATAGAGGGAATTCTGTGTACCTATGAGCTAGCTTTAGGTCAAACCATTAGCAAGCAGAAAActgctattttttttagtagCAACACTAAGGCTTCTGTAAAGAGCTTGATCACCAGGGAGGTTGGGGCCACTGGTTGTAACAATTATGATAAGTATCTGGGATTACCAGCTGTAGTGGGAAGAA CTGGGAAAGAAATCATGATTAAGGCAGTCCTACAAGCAATTCCCACAAACTCTATGAGTGTGTTTAGGATGCCTAAGAAGCTTTGTGTGGATTTGGAGGCTTTAATGGCCAGATTTTGGTGGAGACAAGGAAAGAAGGAAACAAGAATTCATTGGTGGAAGTGGGGGAGACTGGGTGACACAAAAGAAATGGGTGGACTTGGCTTTAGAGATATGGAGAATTTTAATAAAGCCATGCTAGCTAAACAAGGATGGAGGCTaatgaaaatgaagaattaCCTTGTGGTTAGGATCTATAATGAAATGTATCTTAAGGGTGGTTTATTTACTGATGCAAAGTTGGGACACATGCCTTCTTATATCTGGAGGAGTTTGTGGTTTGTTAAAGATGTGGATAAAAATGGGAAGAGGTGGAGG TCTCCTGTAAAGGTGTTGAGTGTTGATGCTCGAGTAAGTGATCTgatagatgaagaaaaaagagaatggaAAGTTGACTTGATTAGGGAAGTTTTTTGTTCAGAAAAGGCAGATACTATATGTACCATCCCTATTAGTAAAACTAGGGCAGAGGAAAAGCACTTTTGGGGGCTATCTAGAGATGGAAAGTTCTCTGTAAGAAACACTTATCATGcagaaaatcagaaaaatagagaaatgaatGGGGAATCAATCATCTACTGTAAGGGATGGGAAGGAAAAATGGAAGCAGCTGTGGGCCTTACATGTCCTAGGAGAATGAAAGCATATGATATGGAGGGCCTTGAACAACATCCTCCCCACCAGGGAGAATCTGAAAAGCAGAAAGGTGCTAAAAGAGGCTATGTGTCCAATATGCCTGTAGCAGGAGGAATCAGTAGGCCATGTACTATGGAACTGTCCAGCTTCCTTGGATGTGTGGACAGTAAAGGGGCCCTGTTCAAAAGTGGAATTCATGCATAG
- the LOC121238280 gene encoding MLO-like protein 3 isoform X1: MAASEGEGSSTSRSLQDTPVWALATVCFVFISISIFMEHLIHLLSNWLRSHRKTALFEALEKLKSVLILLGFMSLILAGTQRYISKICIPITVADTMLPCRVRVTTKTTKALGLIAHIWTGTSEYYLPGKDDLENVSWQPERRLAAAETSTSSEYCDSKGKTSFISPEGILQLNNFIFVLAVMQIVYSVLTMALGRAKMRRWEAWERETETIEYQVANDPNRFRYTRQTTFVRRHMNSFTRTSLHLWIKCFFRQFFNSVAKVDYLTLRHGFISAHMSTNNSFDFQKYIQRSLDEDFKAVVGISPSMWFIVVVFILLDVHGWHMYLWLSFLPLILVLLLGTKLEVIVARMALQLKDQNSVIKGTPVVQLKDSHFWFNRPKFFLNVLHFTLFTNAFELAFFVWVTWQYGIKSCYHENIEIIVVRVALAVTVQVLCSYITLPLYALVTQMGSQFKSRVGLEGQTVHAINQWYVEARERRKKGQDVSVRSGSSSNRTLDSLDLPSHHHHPVLTISNEGEIKAHVSNELADEIVEEQYDQGVHDQDHDEEGLDHAMDSTSEIVQIEMSEASISNSKILESTGMIS; this comes from the exons ATGGCTGCATCCGAGGGAGAAGGAAGCAGTACATCTCGCTCTCTCCAAGACACACCCGTCTGGGCTCTAGCCACCGTTTGCTTTGtcttcatctccatctctatCTTTATGGAGCACTTGATCCATCTCCTTTCCAAC TGGCTCAGAAGTCACCGAAAAACTGCTTTGTTCGAGGCTCTGGAGAAGCTTAAATCTG TGTTGATTCTCTTGGGTTTCATGTCTCTCATATTAGCAGGAACTCAAAGATACATTTCCAAAATCTGTATACCGATTACAGTTGCAGATACCATGCTTCCTTGCCGTGTAAGAGTAACAACCAAAACTACCAAAGCACTAGGATTAATTGCTCATATATGGACTGGAACATCTGAATATTACTTGCCAGGAAAAGATGATCTTGAGAATGTTTCGTGGCAACCTGAAAGAAGATTGGCAGCAGCTGAAACCAGTACTTCTTCTGAATATTGTGATTCCAAG GGAAAGACATCATTTATATCACCAGAAGGGATTCTTCAGCTCAACAACTTCATATTTGTGTTAGCAGTTATGCAGATTGTCTATAGTGTTCTCACCATGGCTTTAGGAAGGGCAAAG ATGAGGCGCTGGGAAGCTTGGGAAAGAGAAACTGAGACAATCGAATATCAAGTGGCTAATG ATCCTAATCGATTTAGATATACAAGACAAACGACGTTCGTGCGCCGACATATGAATTCTTTTACAAGAACATCCCTTCATCTTTGGATC AAATGCTTCTTCCGACAATTCTTCAATTCAGTGGCCAAAGTTGACTACCTAACTCTACGCCATGGTTTTATCTCA GCCCATATGTCAACAAATAATTCCTTCGACTTCCAAAAGTACATACAACGTTCGCTGGACGAGGATTTCAAAGCTGTGGTTGGCATCAg CCCTTCCATGTGGTTTATTGTCGTCGTCTTCATCCTTCTCGACGTGCATG GTTGGCATATGTATCTGTGGTTATCATTTCTCCCATTAATT TTAGTGCTACTTCTTGGAACCAAACTGGAAGTGATTGTAGCAAGAATGGCTCTTCAACTCAAAGATCAGAATAGCGTAATCAAAGGAACACCTGTGGTGCAACTCAAGGACAGTCATTTCTggttcaatcgacccaaattcTTCTTGAACGTTCTGCATTTTACTTTGTTTAcg AATGCATTTGAGCTTGCTTTCTTCGTTTGGGTCACG TGGCAATATGGGATCAAGTCTTGCTACCATGAAAATATCGAAATCATTGTTGTTCGGGTAGCATTAGC GGTGACAGTTCAAGTGTTGTGCAGTTATATTACTCTTCCCCTCTACGCTCTTGTAACCCAG ATGGGATCACAATTCAAGAGCAGAGTCGGCCTAGAAGGCCAAACGGTGCATGCAATAAATCAATGGTATGTTGAAGCAAGGGAAAGGAGGAAAAAGGGGCAGGATGTTTCTGTACGATCAGGATCAAGCAGTAACAGAACCCTGGATTCGTTGGATTTGCcttctcatcatcatcacccaGTGCTAACAATCTCTAACGAGGGCGAGATCAAAGCTCATGTTTCCAACGAATTAGCTGATGAAATAGTTGAAGAACAATATGATCAAGGAGTTCATGACCAAGATCATGATGAGGAAGGACTTGACCATGCCATGGATTCAACGTCTGAAATTGTGCAGATCGAAATGTCAGAAGCTAGCATCTCTAACTCAAAAATATTAGAGAGTACTGGCATGATCTCATAG
- the LOC121238280 gene encoding MLO-like protein 3 isoform X2: MAASEGEGSSTSRSLQDTPVWALATVCFVFISISIFMEHLIHLLSNWLRSHRKTALFEALEKLKSVLILLGFMSLILAGTQRYISKICIPITVADTMLPCRVRVTTKTTKALGLIAHIWTGTSEYYLPGKDDLENVSWQPERRLAAAETSTSSEYCDSKGKTSFISPEGILQLNNFIFVLAVMQIVYSVLTMALGRAKMRRWEAWERETETIEYQVANDPNRFRYTRQTTFVRRHMNSFTRTSLHLWIKCFFRQFFNSVAKVDYLTLRHGFISAHMSTNNSFDFQKYIQRSLDEDFKAVVGISPSMWFIVVVFILLDVHGWHMYLWLSFLPLILVLLLGTKLEVIVARMALQLKDQNSVIKGTPVVQLKDSHFWFNRPKFFLNVLHFTLFTNAFELAFFVWVTVCLIGSLIPFDHDHALNSMQSSDCACVHLFVNQFDHSCLFNHFLIFSGNMGSSLATMKISKSLLFG, from the exons ATGGCTGCATCCGAGGGAGAAGGAAGCAGTACATCTCGCTCTCTCCAAGACACACCCGTCTGGGCTCTAGCCACCGTTTGCTTTGtcttcatctccatctctatCTTTATGGAGCACTTGATCCATCTCCTTTCCAAC TGGCTCAGAAGTCACCGAAAAACTGCTTTGTTCGAGGCTCTGGAGAAGCTTAAATCTG TGTTGATTCTCTTGGGTTTCATGTCTCTCATATTAGCAGGAACTCAAAGATACATTTCCAAAATCTGTATACCGATTACAGTTGCAGATACCATGCTTCCTTGCCGTGTAAGAGTAACAACCAAAACTACCAAAGCACTAGGATTAATTGCTCATATATGGACTGGAACATCTGAATATTACTTGCCAGGAAAAGATGATCTTGAGAATGTTTCGTGGCAACCTGAAAGAAGATTGGCAGCAGCTGAAACCAGTACTTCTTCTGAATATTGTGATTCCAAG GGAAAGACATCATTTATATCACCAGAAGGGATTCTTCAGCTCAACAACTTCATATTTGTGTTAGCAGTTATGCAGATTGTCTATAGTGTTCTCACCATGGCTTTAGGAAGGGCAAAG ATGAGGCGCTGGGAAGCTTGGGAAAGAGAAACTGAGACAATCGAATATCAAGTGGCTAATG ATCCTAATCGATTTAGATATACAAGACAAACGACGTTCGTGCGCCGACATATGAATTCTTTTACAAGAACATCCCTTCATCTTTGGATC AAATGCTTCTTCCGACAATTCTTCAATTCAGTGGCCAAAGTTGACTACCTAACTCTACGCCATGGTTTTATCTCA GCCCATATGTCAACAAATAATTCCTTCGACTTCCAAAAGTACATACAACGTTCGCTGGACGAGGATTTCAAAGCTGTGGTTGGCATCAg CCCTTCCATGTGGTTTATTGTCGTCGTCTTCATCCTTCTCGACGTGCATG GTTGGCATATGTATCTGTGGTTATCATTTCTCCCATTAATT TTAGTGCTACTTCTTGGAACCAAACTGGAAGTGATTGTAGCAAGAATGGCTCTTCAACTCAAAGATCAGAATAGCGTAATCAAAGGAACACCTGTGGTGCAACTCAAGGACAGTCATTTCTggttcaatcgacccaaattcTTCTTGAACGTTCTGCATTTTACTTTGTTTAcg AATGCATTTGAGCTTGCTTTCTTCGTTTGGGTCACGGTATGCTTAATTGGCAGCTTAATTCcatttgatcatgatcatgcttTAAACTCAATGCAGTCGAGTGATTGTGCATGTGTGCATTTATTTGTTAACCAGTTCGATCATTCATGTTTGTTTAATCACTTTCTAATTTTCAGTGGCAATATGGGATCAAGTCTTGCTACCATGAAAATATCGAAATCATTGTTGTTCGGGTAG